A genomic segment from Propioniciclava sp. MC1595 encodes:
- a CDS encoding alpha-galactosidase, which produces MTALIHLRAGGVSLVLDSSDGRLPAVLHWGADLGELDAEGLSFLAAATAPTVLPSSPDVPVRVSLVPEASTGWLGRPGLTGSRAGRDWSPRWVVTAVERMGDAVTYSASDDACGLELSVEVELTPQGLVRTRASVTNTADDDYDVAELLVVLPVPRRARELLDLAGGWGSERHPQRTPLVVGQHRREGRAGRTGFDAPTVLHVGVPGFGFRSGEVWGVHVAWSGNHVHTAERTASGVQVLGGGELLLPGEGRLAPGQTYAGPWVYGSWGEGLDAVAHRFHRWLRARPTHPGVERPVTLNVWEAVHFDHSLDRLQHLADLAAQVGIERFVLDDGWFGARRDDTRGLGDWVVSPEVWPDGLGPLVDHVRGLGMQFGLWVEPEMVNMDSDVARAHPEWVMQPGHGRLPVEARHQQVLNLTIPEAYEHVRDQLLAVLRDHDIAYLKWDHNRDLVDAGGPDGASAVHEQTLAAYRLMDELRAAQQGLEIESCSSGGGRIDLEVLQRTDRVWTSDVIDPHERQRMLRWTGQLLPPDLLGSHIASGQSQTTGRVHDLTFRASTAVFGHLGVEWDLAEASASELVELGAWIAWWKDARSTLLAGDLVRVDSPDADVWVHGVVTPQRGIFSIGSGASGPVSNLGDVVLPGLVADAVWDVRPVIPAAPPLLFGLPAWFGGVRLTGRVLAEVGLRFPVMPPDQVLLVEAVRVG; this is translated from the coding sequence ATGACCGCACTCATCCACCTGCGTGCGGGCGGGGTCAGCCTCGTCCTCGACTCCAGCGACGGGCGTCTGCCCGCGGTGCTCCACTGGGGCGCCGACCTCGGTGAGCTGGACGCCGAGGGCTTGAGTTTCCTCGCCGCAGCCACCGCGCCGACGGTCCTGCCCAGCAGCCCGGACGTGCCGGTGCGGGTGTCGCTCGTGCCCGAGGCGTCCACCGGTTGGCTGGGGCGGCCGGGCCTGACCGGCTCGCGTGCCGGTCGGGATTGGTCGCCGCGCTGGGTCGTCACCGCCGTCGAGCGGATGGGGGACGCCGTCACGTACTCGGCGTCCGACGACGCGTGTGGGCTGGAGCTCTCGGTGGAGGTCGAGCTGACGCCGCAGGGGCTGGTGCGTACCCGCGCGTCGGTGACCAACACCGCGGACGACGACTACGACGTCGCCGAGCTGCTGGTCGTGCTGCCCGTGCCGCGCCGCGCCCGCGAGCTGCTCGACCTGGCCGGCGGCTGGGGCTCCGAGCGCCACCCCCAACGCACCCCGCTCGTGGTGGGCCAGCACCGCCGCGAGGGTCGCGCCGGTCGCACCGGCTTCGACGCACCCACGGTCCTGCACGTCGGGGTGCCCGGGTTCGGGTTCCGCTCCGGCGAGGTGTGGGGCGTCCACGTCGCGTGGAGCGGCAACCACGTGCACACCGCCGAGCGCACGGCGTCCGGCGTGCAGGTGCTGGGCGGCGGCGAACTGCTGCTGCCGGGCGAGGGCCGGCTGGCGCCCGGGCAGACCTACGCCGGCCCGTGGGTGTACGGGAGTTGGGGCGAGGGGCTGGACGCCGTGGCGCACCGCTTCCACCGTTGGCTGCGAGCTCGGCCGACCCACCCGGGCGTCGAGCGCCCGGTCACCCTGAACGTGTGGGAGGCGGTCCACTTCGACCACTCCCTCGACCGGCTGCAGCACCTCGCCGACCTGGCCGCACAGGTGGGCATCGAGCGGTTCGTGCTGGACGACGGCTGGTTCGGGGCCCGGCGCGACGACACCCGCGGGCTGGGGGACTGGGTGGTCAGCCCCGAGGTCTGGCCCGACGGGCTCGGACCGCTGGTCGACCACGTCCGCGGGCTCGGCATGCAGTTCGGGCTCTGGGTCGAGCCCGAGATGGTGAACATGGACTCCGACGTGGCCCGCGCCCACCCCGAATGGGTGATGCAGCCCGGCCACGGCCGGCTGCCGGTCGAGGCACGGCACCAGCAGGTGCTGAACCTGACGATCCCCGAGGCGTACGAGCACGTGCGCGACCAGCTCCTGGCCGTGCTGCGCGACCACGACATCGCCTACCTGAAGTGGGACCACAACCGCGACCTCGTGGACGCCGGCGGCCCGGACGGTGCGTCCGCCGTGCACGAGCAGACCCTCGCCGCGTACCGGCTCATGGACGAGCTCAGGGCCGCCCAGCAGGGGCTCGAGATCGAGTCGTGCTCGTCGGGTGGCGGGCGCATCGACCTCGAGGTGCTGCAGCGCACCGACCGGGTATGGACCTCCGACGTGATCGACCCGCACGAGCGCCAGCGGATGCTGCGCTGGACCGGACAGTTGCTGCCCCCCGACCTGCTCGGCTCGCACATCGCGTCGGGGCAGTCCCAGACCACGGGCCGCGTGCACGACCTGACGTTCCGCGCGTCCACGGCGGTGTTCGGGCACCTCGGGGTCGAGTGGGACCTGGCCGAGGCCTCGGCGTCCGAGCTCGTCGAGCTGGGCGCATGGATCGCGTGGTGGAAGGACGCCCGTTCGACGCTGCTCGCCGGCGACCTCGTGCGGGTCGACTCGCCCGACGCCGACGTGTGGGTGCACGGGGTGGTCACGCCCCAGCGGGGCATCTTCTCGATCGGGTCGGGGGCGTCGGGCCCGGTGTCGAACCTCGGTGACGTCGTACTCCCGGGCCTGGTCGCGGACGCCGTGTGGGACGTGCGCCCGGTCATCCCGGCCGCGCCGCCGCTCCTGTTCGGCCTGCCGGCCTGGTTCGGCGGCGTCCGGCTGACCGGTCGGGTGCTCGCCGAGGTGGGCCTGCGGTTCCCCGTCATGCCGCCCGACCAGGTGCTGCTCGTGGAGGCGGTGCGGGTCGGGTGA